The following are encoded together in the Chanodichthys erythropterus isolate Z2021 chromosome 16, ASM2448905v1, whole genome shotgun sequence genome:
- the LOC137002512 gene encoding zinc finger protein interacting with ribonucleoprotein K yields MSDPEPSQIKNEDKNEEEKAEETEENQEPNEAACNRETDHQYQKSQHLTAGEKSFSSSQNIDKERTKRTEARPFTCLQCGKTFKRATDVKGHLRYHSGERPFTCDQCGKKFILASHLKTHLSIHSNEKPFLCSVCGKSFSRLCTFKDHENIHTGVRDHVCSECGSAFITANALKMHQRVHTGEKPYKCSHCGRSFSHSGALKRHERVHTGERPYHCPLCGRKFTQSSNLLTHVKRHCPKSR; encoded by the exons ATGAGCGATCCAGAACCATCGCAAATAAAAAATGAAGATAAAAATGAGGAAGAAAAAG CAGAAGAAACAGAGGAAAATCAAGAACCGAATGAAGCGGCGTGTAACCGTGAAACGGACCATCAGTATCAGAAGTCTCAGCATTTGACAGCTGGAGAAAAATCATTCAGTTCATCACAGAACATTGACAAAGAAAGAACTAAGAGAACAGAAGCCAGGCCATTCACATGCCTTCAGTGCGGGAAGACTTTTAAACGGGCCACGGATGTCAAAGGTCACCTGCGGTATCACTCTGGCGAAAGGCCATTTACATGTGATCAGTGCGGTAAGAAATTTATTTTGGCGTCACACTTAAAAACGCACCTGTCAATTCATTCAAACGAGAAGCCTTTCTTGTGTTCTGTCTGTGGCAAGAGTTTTTCACGCCTCTGCACTTTCAAAGATCATGAGAATATACACACCGGGGTGAGAGATCATGTGTGCTCTGAGTGCGGCAGCGCCTTCATTACAGCCAATGCCTTGAAAATGCATCAGCGAGTTCATACCGGAGAAAAACCGTACAAATGTTCACATTGCGGAAGGAGTTTCAGTCATTCGGGAGCCCTGAAGAGACATGAGCGAGTGCACACTGGAGAAAGGCCATATCACTGCCCTCTCTGTGGGAGGAAATTCACCCAATCCAGCAATCTGCTGACTCACGTGAAAAGACATTGTCCAAAGTCACGGTGA
- the ripk1l gene encoding receptor-interacting serine/threonine-protein kinase 1 isoform X2, with protein sequence MDGKVLPEQILQRSQMEVFFKNRGTMSTASSMSLMKSADLIKKEPLDYGGFGEVYLCYHKTLGQVVLKTVYTGPPRNGRQKQSLLEEGSLMSRLNHQRVVKLLGVILEDGDYSLVMELIPKGNLLTMLETVTVPISVKGRIILEILEGMVYLMENQVIHKDLKPENILVDKHFHIKIADLGLATSETWSKLTKEESRRQSRLGKKSSVRGAGTLCYMAPEHLESIHTRSTEKSDVYSFAIVVWVILTGHEPYENARSEDHICHCVCQGERPSEALIPSDTPQEIIDLMKTCWDKDSQCRPTFKDSYEKFLPFYQDKLAPNVKEDLESLMRLYEGPEELVEKLKSLTTDSLTPEDPLPSSRDSPASLRSSEIGPVEASIEDLSFRPSEESLLEIDAAPPSSPHLELKLAQEYNYHKYGSRIVDQPDMASHSIYNPLPQQPASSRLAGDVSSQMSSVKSWTKPTTYPTPQDNLYLRPAAANSFDDFQRQEFASQLSVPHSEYDRLHHPHHPPYDRFKSCPESVSAESLMSESNPGLRFNSPLICPPSDSGWPVNITNASAIQIGSCNTMNLRLSDNSPFSSLSIGSASRTRYNELLLKGPHRH encoded by the exons GGAAGTGTTCTTTAAGAATAGAGGAACTATGTCTACAGCATCGAGCATGAGTCTCATGAAGTCAGCAGACCTGATCAAGAAAGAGCCTTTGGATTATGGAGGGTTTGGGGAAGTTTACCTGTGTTACCACAAAACACTAGGCCAGGTGGTGCTAAAGACGGTCTACACAGGACCGCCACGCAATGG ACGCCAGAAGCAGTCTCTTCTGGAGGAAGGCAGCCTGATGAGCAGACTAAACCATCAGCGAGTGGTCAAGCTGCTGGGTGTTATTCTGGAAGACGGAGACTATTCTTTAGTAATGGAGCTCATTCCTAAAGGCAACCTGCTCACCATGCTGGAGACG gTGACCGTTCCAATATCTGTGAAAGGAAGGATCATTCTGGAAATCTTGGAGGGAATGGTTTATCTCATGGAGAACCAAGTTATTCACAAAGATCTAAAACCTGAAAACATTTTGGTGGACAAGCATTTccatataaaa ATAGCAGATCTCGGTTTGGCCACATCTGAGACATGGAGCAAGCTGACGAAAGAGGAATCTCGCCGTCAAAGTCGTCTGGGCAAGAAGTCCTCTGTGCGCGGTGCTGGTACGCTGTGCTATATGGCCCCGGAGCACCTCGAGAGCATCCACACCCGCTCCACTGAAAAATCTGACGTCTACAGTTTTGCCATTGTAGTTTGGGTCATCCTCACGGGCCACGAGCCGTATGAAA ATGCCAGAAGTGAGGACCATATCTGCCACTGTGTGTGTCAGGGGGAAAGGCCCAGTGAAGCACTCATCCCAAGTGACACACCTCAAGAGATCATAGACCTCATGAAGACATGCTGGGATAAGGATAGTCAGTGCCGGCCCACATTTAAAG ataGCTATGAGAAGTTTTTACCTTTTTACCAAGATAAGCTGGCACCAAATGTAAAAGAGGATTTGGAAAGTCTGATG agaTTGTATGAGGGCCCTGAGGAGCTCGTAGAAAAGCTGAAATCCCTCACAACAGACTCACTCACTCCTGAAG ACCCTCTGCCATCTTCCAGAGACTCTCCAGCATCCTTGAGGAGCTCAGAGATCGGGCCGGTGGAGGCCAGTATTGAAGACCTCAGCTTCAGGCCGTCTGAAGAGTCTCTCCTGGAGATTGACGCAGCACCTCCTAGCTCTCCCCATTTGGAACTAAAACTGGCACAAGAGTACAACTATCACAAATATGGTAGTCGTATAGTCGATCAGCCTGACATGGCATCACACAGCATCTATAATCCACTCCCACAGCAACCTGCCAGTAGCAGGTTGGCCGGAGATGTTTCTTCTCAGATGTCTTCTGTGAAGTCTTGGACTAAACCCACCACTTACCCAACCCCACAGGACAATCTCTATCTGAGACCTGCCGCTGCAAATTCGTTTGATGATTTTCAAAGGCAAGAATTTGCAAGTCAGCTTTCAGTGCCGCATTCTGAGTATGACAGActtcatcatcctcatcatccACCGTATGATCGTTTCAAGTCCTGCCCAGAAAGTGTATCTGCAGAGTCTCTCATGTCGGAATCAAACCCTGGCCTGCGTTTTAACTCGCCTCTCATTTGTCCTCCGTCTGACTCAG GTTGGCCTGTGAACATCACAAATGCTAGTGCAATTCAAATCGGGAGTTGCAACACAATGAATTTGCGACTATCTGATAACAGCCccttcagctcattatccattGGATCCGCCAGCAGAACCAGATATAATGAGCTTCTGTTGAA AGGACCACACCGTCACTGA
- the ripk1l gene encoding receptor-interacting serine/threonine-protein kinase 1 isoform X1 translates to MDGKVLPEQILQRSQMEVFFKNRGTMSTASSMSLMKSADLIKKEPLDYGGFGEVYLCYHKTLGQVVLKTVYTGPPRNGRQKQSLLEEGSLMSRLNHQRVVKLLGVILEDGDYSLVMELIPKGNLLTMLETVTVPISVKGRIILEILEGMVYLMENQVIHKDLKPENILVDKHFHIKIADLGLATSETWSKLTKEESRRQSRLGKKSSVRGAGTLCYMAPEHLESIHTRSTEKSDVYSFAIVVWVILTGHEPYENARSEDHICHCVCQGERPSEALIPSDTPQEIIDLMKTCWDKDSQCRPTFKDSYEKFLPFYQDKLAPNVKEDLESLMRLYEGPEELVEKLKSLTTDSLTPEDPLPSSRDSPASLRSSEIGPVEASIEDLSFRPSEESLLEIDAAPPSSPHLELKLAQEYNYHKYGSRIVDQPDMASHSIYNPLPQQPASSRLAGDVSSQMSSVKSWTKPTTYPTPQDNLYLRPAAANSFDDFQRQEFASQLSVPHSEYDRLHHPHHPPYDRFKSCPESVSAESLMSESNPGLRFNSPLICPPSDSGWPVNITNASAIQIGSCNTMNLRLSDNSPFSSLSIGSASRTRYNELLLKYEDHTVTEGHLELVRQNVGGNWKQVARKLGLTDIDVDTIEHDYDRDGLAEKVHQTLERWKMKEGLLGITVGKLCRALEGCIKSSVLLQLLFKSQDCAAVP, encoded by the exons GGAAGTGTTCTTTAAGAATAGAGGAACTATGTCTACAGCATCGAGCATGAGTCTCATGAAGTCAGCAGACCTGATCAAGAAAGAGCCTTTGGATTATGGAGGGTTTGGGGAAGTTTACCTGTGTTACCACAAAACACTAGGCCAGGTGGTGCTAAAGACGGTCTACACAGGACCGCCACGCAATGG ACGCCAGAAGCAGTCTCTTCTGGAGGAAGGCAGCCTGATGAGCAGACTAAACCATCAGCGAGTGGTCAAGCTGCTGGGTGTTATTCTGGAAGACGGAGACTATTCTTTAGTAATGGAGCTCATTCCTAAAGGCAACCTGCTCACCATGCTGGAGACG gTGACCGTTCCAATATCTGTGAAAGGAAGGATCATTCTGGAAATCTTGGAGGGAATGGTTTATCTCATGGAGAACCAAGTTATTCACAAAGATCTAAAACCTGAAAACATTTTGGTGGACAAGCATTTccatataaaa ATAGCAGATCTCGGTTTGGCCACATCTGAGACATGGAGCAAGCTGACGAAAGAGGAATCTCGCCGTCAAAGTCGTCTGGGCAAGAAGTCCTCTGTGCGCGGTGCTGGTACGCTGTGCTATATGGCCCCGGAGCACCTCGAGAGCATCCACACCCGCTCCACTGAAAAATCTGACGTCTACAGTTTTGCCATTGTAGTTTGGGTCATCCTCACGGGCCACGAGCCGTATGAAA ATGCCAGAAGTGAGGACCATATCTGCCACTGTGTGTGTCAGGGGGAAAGGCCCAGTGAAGCACTCATCCCAAGTGACACACCTCAAGAGATCATAGACCTCATGAAGACATGCTGGGATAAGGATAGTCAGTGCCGGCCCACATTTAAAG ataGCTATGAGAAGTTTTTACCTTTTTACCAAGATAAGCTGGCACCAAATGTAAAAGAGGATTTGGAAAGTCTGATG agaTTGTATGAGGGCCCTGAGGAGCTCGTAGAAAAGCTGAAATCCCTCACAACAGACTCACTCACTCCTGAAG ACCCTCTGCCATCTTCCAGAGACTCTCCAGCATCCTTGAGGAGCTCAGAGATCGGGCCGGTGGAGGCCAGTATTGAAGACCTCAGCTTCAGGCCGTCTGAAGAGTCTCTCCTGGAGATTGACGCAGCACCTCCTAGCTCTCCCCATTTGGAACTAAAACTGGCACAAGAGTACAACTATCACAAATATGGTAGTCGTATAGTCGATCAGCCTGACATGGCATCACACAGCATCTATAATCCACTCCCACAGCAACCTGCCAGTAGCAGGTTGGCCGGAGATGTTTCTTCTCAGATGTCTTCTGTGAAGTCTTGGACTAAACCCACCACTTACCCAACCCCACAGGACAATCTCTATCTGAGACCTGCCGCTGCAAATTCGTTTGATGATTTTCAAAGGCAAGAATTTGCAAGTCAGCTTTCAGTGCCGCATTCTGAGTATGACAGActtcatcatcctcatcatccACCGTATGATCGTTTCAAGTCCTGCCCAGAAAGTGTATCTGCAGAGTCTCTCATGTCGGAATCAAACCCTGGCCTGCGTTTTAACTCGCCTCTCATTTGTCCTCCGTCTGACTCAG GTTGGCCTGTGAACATCACAAATGCTAGTGCAATTCAAATCGGGAGTTGCAACACAATGAATTTGCGACTATCTGATAACAGCCccttcagctcattatccattGGATCCGCCAGCAGAACCAGATATAATGAGCTTCTGTTGAAGTATG AGGACCACACCGTCACTGAAGGTCACCTGGAGCTTGTGCGTCAGAACGTCGGTGGCAACTGGAAGCAAGTGGCTCGTAAACTGGGGCTGACCGACATAGATGTGGATACCATCGAGCATGACTATGACCGTGATGGCTTAGCAGAGAAAGTGCACCAGACGCTGGAGCGCTGGAAGATGAAGGAGGGTCTGCTGGGTATCACCGTGGGTAAACTGTGCCGTGCGCTGGAGGGCTGCATCAAATCCAGCGTCCTCCTGCAGCTGCTGTTTAAGTCTCAAGACTGTGCTGCAGTCCCCTGA